A window of Puniceicoccus vermicola contains these coding sequences:
- a CDS encoding LPS export ABC transporter periplasmic protein LptC: MRFHSRFLAASILTAITILSCGSLQAEVKPDAEVKSFTFRKFNDQGLRIWDLSGQEAVFVNDNVLRIIEMQLDITSTKDQEETRLRSPNAQIYVEDNMATGDGFLYVQGNGFNAEGKDWEWRGRERRIEINDGAKVTFDDAIRRILK; the protein is encoded by the coding sequence ATGCGTTTCCACTCCCGATTCCTCGCGGCATCCATTCTCACCGCAATCACGATCCTTTCCTGCGGGAGTCTTCAGGCCGAGGTGAAGCCGGATGCGGAGGTAAAATCGTTCACGTTTCGGAAATTTAACGATCAAGGCCTCCGGATCTGGGACCTTTCCGGACAGGAAGCGGTTTTCGTCAATGACAATGTCCTTCGCATCATCGAGATGCAGCTCGACATCACCTCAACCAAAGATCAGGAAGAGACGAGGTTGAGAAGTCCCAACGCCCAAATTTACGTCGAAGACAATATGGCAACCGGCGACGGTTTCCTCTATGTTCAAGGGAACGGCTTCAACGCCGAAGGAAAGGATTGGGAATGGCGCGGAAGGGAACGGAGAATCGAGATCAACGACGGGGCCAAGGTTACGTTTGACGACGCGATTCGACGGATCCTTAAATAA
- a CDS encoding LptA/OstA family protein encodes MRLFLVLIPLLSFSPTLFSNTAATEPVPSANESESVEATSAAAAQKTVITSDRLDVINTEKGNQFIFSGSVVIHGEDFIAECDRMEVRTDSSGKNDFGAISVIEATGNVVIQQGDRIASAGRALIHPTSDEVILEDNPKVKDGRGAVSGYRMILHGADRKISVEPGPDGEQPRVELPSLESIRDISNDE; translated from the coding sequence ATGCGACTCTTCCTCGTCCTCATCCCTCTCCTCTCCTTCTCACCGACTCTCTTTTCCAATACGGCGGCAACAGAGCCCGTCCCCTCGGCGAACGAATCCGAAAGTGTCGAAGCAACCTCCGCCGCGGCTGCTCAAAAAACGGTGATCACCAGTGATCGCCTCGACGTGATCAATACCGAAAAAGGCAATCAGTTCATATTCTCCGGATCCGTCGTCATCCATGGCGAAGACTTTATCGCCGAATGTGACCGCATGGAGGTCCGCACCGATTCCTCCGGCAAGAACGATTTCGGAGCCATCTCGGTGATCGAGGCAACCGGGAACGTCGTCATCCAGCAGGGGGACCGAATCGCCTCCGCAGGGCGGGCCCTGATTCACCCCACTTCGGACGAAGTCATCCTTGAGGATAACCCGAAGGTGAAAGACGGTCGAGGAGCCGTCTCCGGATACCGGATGATCCTCCACGGAGCCGATCGTAAAATCTCCGTCGAGCCCGGGCCAGACGGGGAGCAACCTCGCGTGGAACTCCCCTCTCTCGAATCCATTCGTGATATCAGCAACGATGAATGA